Sequence from the Candidatus Methylomirabilota bacterium genome:
GTGTTCACGACCAGCGTGGTCAACGGGCTCTCGCTGTCGGGGACCAACCGCTACACCGCCGCCGCCAAGTCGCCGCTGACCGGCGGCTACGGGGAGTCGGAGGCCGGGGGATGGTGGGGTCCCGAGCTGCGGTCGGCCGGCTACGATGGCCTCGTCATCCGCGGCCAGGCCGAGGCGCCCGTCTACCTCTGGATCAAGGACGGCCAGGTGGAGATTCGGAGCGCCGAGGCGTACTGGGGCAAGCTCTCCGGTGAAGTGCAGGACGGGCTCGAGCAGGAGGTGAAGGACAAGCGCATTCGGGTGCTTCAGACGGGAATCGCCGGCGAGCGCGGCGTCCGCTTCGCGGCCCTCGTGAACCAGCTCAAGCACTTCCACGGTCGGTGCGGGCTCGGGGCGGTGATGGGCGCCAAGCGGCTCAAGGCCGTCGTGGTACGCGGCACCAAGCCGCCGGTCGCTGCGGACAAAGAGGGGGCCAAGGGCACGCTGGTCTGGTTCCGGGAGCACCACGACCGCTCCAAGGACCGGTTCCACGTCTACGGGACCGCCGGCGGCGTCCCCGCCCTCGAGGCCAGCGGCATCCTGCCGACGCGAAATTTCCGTGACGGCTCCTTCGAGCACTTCCGGGCCATCAGCGGCCAGACGATGGCGGACACCATCCTGGTCAACCGCGGGACCTGCTATGCGTGCGCCGTGGCCTGCAAGCGCGAGGTGGCGGTGCCCGAGCTGGACGTCACGCCCAAGTACGGCGGTCCCGAATACGAGTCGCTGGCGGCCTCGGGCTCGCTCTGCGGCGTCGGCGACCTCAAGGCGCTGGCCAAGATCAACCAGCTCCTGGCCCAGTACGTCCTCGATTCGATCTCGACCGGCGCCGTCATCGCCTTCGCCATGGAGTGCTACGAGCAGGGCATCCTCACTCCGGCCGACACCGGCGGGATCGAGCTCACCTGGGGGAACGCCGGCGCGGTCGAGCAGATGGTGCACCTCATCGGCCGGCGGGAGGGGATCGGCCGGCTGCTCGGCGAGGGCGTGAAGCGCGCGGCGGCGGCCCTGGGACGCGGCGCCGAGCGGTTCGCGCTGCACGTCAAGGGGCAAGAGCTCCCCATGCACGACCCGCGGGGCAAGAAGGGGCTGTCACTCGCCTACGCGCTCTCCCCCACCGGGGCCGACCACATGGAGGCGCCTCACGATCCGCTCTACGAGGGCTTCCATCCCCAGGGCCACCCGCTCGGTCCGCTCGGGCTCATCGAGCCGGTCAAGATGCTGGACCTGGGCCCGCGCAAGGTGCGCGCATTCTACCTCACCCAGCAAGTCTGGAGCCTCTACAACTCCGTCGGCATGTGCGATTTCGTGGGCACGCCGCTCAACGCGCTCGATCTCGAGAAGCTGGTGGGCTACGTCAACAGCGTCACCGGCTGGAACATGAGCCTCTACGAGATGCTCAAGGTCGGCGAGCGGGCGAACACCCTCATGCGGCTCTTCAACTGCCGGGAGGGATTCACGACCGACGACGACATCCTGCCCCAGCGGATGCACGAGGGGATCGGCAACGGGGCGCTGAAGGGCGAGCGCGTGGATCCGGACCAGTTCGT
This genomic interval carries:
- a CDS encoding aldehyde ferredoxin oxidoreductase family protein; the encoded protein is MPSGVIGKLLHVDLTTRETRVEEVPETVLRQHLGGGALAAYVLLRDLPPGVDPLGPDNVLVFTTSVVNGLSLSGTNRYTAAAKSPLTGGYGESEAGGWWGPELRSAGYDGLVIRGQAEAPVYLWIKDGQVEIRSAEAYWGKLSGEVQDGLEQEVKDKRIRVLQTGIAGERGVRFAALVNQLKHFHGRCGLGAVMGAKRLKAVVVRGTKPPVAADKEGAKGTLVWFREHHDRSKDRFHVYGTAGGVPALEASGILPTRNFRDGSFEHFRAISGQTMADTILVNRGTCYACAVACKREVAVPELDVTPKYGGPEYESLAASGSLCGVGDLKALAKINQLLAQYVLDSISTGAVIAFAMECYEQGILTPADTGGIELTWGNAGAVEQMVHLIGRREGIGRLLGEGVKRAAAALGRGAERFALHVKGQELPMHDPRGKKGLSLAYALSPTGADHMEAPHDPLYEGFHPQGHPLGPLGLIEPVKMLDLGPRKVRAFYLTQQVWSLYNSVGMCDFVGTPLNALDLEKLVGYVNSVTGWNMSLYEMLKVGERANTLMRLFNCREGFTTDDDILPQRMHEGIGNGALKGERVDPDQFVAARRLYYEMAGWDPETGRPTAAKLAELAVDEATIRS